One Chryseobacterium sp. StRB126 genomic region harbors:
- a CDS encoding reprolysin-like metallopeptidase encodes MKKRILLVCALAAGLSSFNAQRWTPASQKTSEVRKEVEVQYSYRLDLQSLRNTLKDAVETGKGAQAVIISLPTAEGKIEKFAVYSDPVMEKSMADRYQLGSYVGVGVDDPSKYLRFSTSPNEMQSMIIKDGKFQFIEPITADNQVYGVFYKTKRTEGEHGFECTTDEKNLLDIKGLEAYGKKNLSNINAGITNRPASTKFRTYRLALAVTGEYTKKFDPSGGTTNTVAKMNATMNRVNGIFQKDFGIKLIIQDLPNIIYTDPNTDFYTPPVVQGDPSLNLQLQRMLTQDVGNANYDMGHVFNAAGGNGNAGGIGTTCVNPANNNSLAKGSGFTQMETPTGDAFDIDYAAHEMGHQLGANHTFSHTSEGSGVNIEPGGGTTIMGYAGITGDNVQAFTDAYFHYSSINQVLNKLDSKTTCGVWQDITTNTAPVISPLNAVYSIPKGTAYYLDATATDADPLTYTWEQYDSVDNVHSISGDTGWGYNSQGALTRSYFGTTSGRRYFPSLPIVMSGNLTDKAKWESVSYVPRLLNYAVTVRDGNATNPMLVSAETKVDVKQDGPFKFKGLTDASVLYNNATNTISWDVVNTNNAPYNVANVKIEYTTDLVNGASWTELVASTANTGSYTAQMPSSLTGPIKLKISAIGNIFYAVSPKVTVGMAPTSTTAAPTGVAATATDILKNSAVVGWNSVPGATYSVKYRKVGATTWVNATSPANSLSISSLEDETNYEIQVAAVVNTVVGAFSPSYTFKTKGLRTGADYCLMSSGGNSFASFSLNSGLAKLNVANLAYLDATYKSIFSSYLDFSEDASKLINLTKGTQYNLSYITIGNEIGDPSYPDVLEVWIDYNRNGVFESTEKIGTKNGVPDTNSLHSGTITFTVPADAYEGDKTLRMRVASSSFVPFSGPCGSPAYLEGGGLYSYGSFKDFSVKIAAGNLATDEVRGTKSSEISIYPNPADTFVEVKNLKGKADYKIYSADGRLVQEGQIDGQRINVASLIKGMYVVTIKDDKNTYNTKLIKK; translated from the coding sequence ATGAAAAAAAGAATTTTACTAGTTTGTGCATTGGCAGCAGGTTTGTCTAGCTTTAATGCACAGAGGTGGACGCCGGCCTCACAAAAAACGTCCGAAGTAAGAAAAGAAGTAGAAGTTCAGTATTCTTATAGATTGGATTTACAGTCTCTTAGAAATACTTTAAAAGACGCTGTAGAAACAGGAAAAGGAGCTCAGGCAGTGATCATTTCTTTACCTACAGCAGAAGGAAAAATTGAAAAGTTTGCTGTATATAGTGATCCTGTGATGGAAAAATCTATGGCAGACAGATATCAGTTGGGTTCTTATGTGGGAGTTGGTGTAGATGATCCTTCTAAATATTTAAGATTCAGTACTTCTCCGAATGAAATGCAATCTATGATTATTAAAGATGGAAAGTTCCAGTTTATAGAACCTATTACTGCTGATAATCAGGTGTATGGGGTTTTCTATAAGACTAAAAGAACAGAAGGAGAGCATGGGTTTGAATGTACAACAGATGAGAAAAATCTTTTGGACATAAAAGGATTAGAAGCTTACGGGAAAAAAAACCTTTCTAATATTAATGCAGGGATTACGAATAGACCTGCTAGCACAAAGTTCAGAACCTATAGACTAGCCTTGGCAGTTACAGGTGAATATACTAAAAAGTTTGACCCTAGCGGAGGGACAACAAATACTGTAGCGAAAATGAATGCTACAATGAACCGTGTAAATGGTATTTTCCAGAAAGACTTTGGAATTAAGCTGATTATTCAAGACCTTCCTAATATTATATATACAGATCCTAATACAGATTTCTATACGCCTCCGGTTGTTCAGGGTGATCCTTCACTAAACCTTCAGCTTCAGAGAATGCTTACCCAAGATGTTGGGAATGCTAATTATGATATGGGACACGTATTTAATGCAGCAGGAGGAAACGGTAACGCAGGGGGAATCGGAACAACATGTGTGAATCCTGCAAATAATAATTCTTTAGCAAAAGGATCCGGATTTACTCAGATGGAGACTCCAACAGGAGATGCTTTTGATATTGATTATGCAGCTCATGAAATGGGACACCAGCTGGGCGCAAATCATACATTCTCTCATACTTCAGAAGGATCAGGGGTAAATATTGAGCCAGGAGGAGGTACAACTATTATGGGATATGCCGGAATTACTGGTGATAATGTACAGGCTTTCACAGATGCTTATTTCCATTATTCATCCATTAACCAGGTGTTAAACAAGTTGGATAGTAAAACAACATGTGGAGTATGGCAGGATATAACAACTAACACAGCACCAGTAATTTCACCTCTTAATGCAGTGTACAGTATCCCTAAAGGAACTGCATATTATTTGGATGCTACAGCTACAGATGCTGATCCGCTTACTTATACATGGGAACAATATGATAGTGTTGATAATGTACATTCTATTTCAGGAGATACAGGTTGGGGATATAATTCTCAGGGAGCATTAACAAGATCTTATTTTGGAACGACTAGTGGAAGAAGATATTTCCCAAGTCTTCCTATTGTAATGTCTGGAAATTTAACTGATAAAGCTAAATGGGAAAGTGTATCTTATGTTCCTAGACTCTTAAACTACGCTGTAACGGTTAGAGACGGAAATGCAACAAATCCAATGTTAGTTTCTGCGGAAACAAAAGTGGATGTTAAGCAAGATGGCCCTTTTAAATTTAAAGGACTTACTGATGCTTCAGTATTATATAATAACGCTACTAATACAATTTCATGGGATGTAGTAAATACCAATAATGCACCATATAACGTAGCTAATGTAAAAATTGAATATACAACAGATCTTGTAAACGGTGCATCATGGACTGAGCTTGTAGCTTCTACTGCGAATACAGGTAGTTATACTGCTCAAATGCCCTCTTCTTTAACAGGTCCTATTAAATTAAAAATTTCTGCAATTGGAAATATATTCTACGCTGTATCACCTAAGGTAACTGTTGGTATGGCTCCAACTTCAACTACAGCTGCACCAACTGGGGTAGCTGCTACTGCTACAGACATATTGAAAAATTCTGCTGTTGTAGGTTGGAACTCGGTTCCTGGTGCTACCTATTCTGTTAAGTATAGAAAAGTGGGTGCTACAACTTGGGTAAATGCAACGAGTCCTGCTAACTCACTGTCAATAAGCTCTCTTGAAGATGAAACGAACTATGAAATTCAGGTTGCTGCAGTAGTTAATACCGTTGTAGGAGCATTCTCTCCTAGTTACACATTCAAAACAAAAGGATTGAGAACAGGAGCAGATTATTGCCTAATGAGCAGTGGAGGAAACAGTTTTGCAAGTTTTTCTCTTAACAGTGGTTTGGCTAAGCTGAATGTCGCTAATTTGGCGTATTTAGATGCTACTTATAAGAGTATTTTTAGTAGCTATTTAGATTTTAGTGAAGATGCAAGTAAATTGATCAATCTAACCAAAGGAACACAATATAATTTATCTTACATTACCATTGGTAACGAAATTGGTGATCCAAGTTATCCGGATGTTTTAGAAGTATGGATTGACTACAATAGAAATGGTGTTTTCGAAAGTACGGAGAAAATTGGTACTAAAAATGGGGTGCCTGATACGAATTCTTTACATTCCGGAACAATAACCTTTACAGTTCCAGCTGATGCTTATGAAGGAGATAAAACATTAAGAATGAGAGTGGCAAGTTCATCATTTGTTCCATTTAGTGGACCATGTGGTAGCCCAGCATACCTAGAAGGAGGAGGTTTATATTCTTATGGGTCATTTAAAGATTTCTCAGTGAAGATTGCTGCAGGAAATCTTGCTACAGATGAAGTAAGAGGTACAAAATCATCAGAAATATCTATCTATCCTAACCCTGCAGATACTTTCGTAGAGGTTAAAAATCTTAAAGGTAAAGCAGATTACAAAATCTACTCTGCAGACGGAAGATTAGTTCAGGAGGGTCAGATTGACGGACAAAGAATTAATGTTGCTTCATTAATTAAAGGTATGTATGTAGTAACTATCAAAGACGATAAAAATACTTACAATACTAAGCTTATTAAAAAATAA
- the scpA gene encoding methylmalonyl-CoA mutase encodes MRKTISVKKPDFSVSPQEREIYNFEKDGLELKSSYEKKDVKDESLTQTSPGIEPYLRGPYSTMYVQKPWTIRQYAGFSTAEESNAFYRRNLAAGQKGLSVAFDLATHRGYDSDHARVVGDVGKAGVAIDSVEDMKILFNEIPLDQISVSMTMNGAVLPILSFYIVAAEEQGVKQELLSGTIQNDILKEFMVRNTYIYPPAPSMKIIADIFEYTSQNIPKFNSISISGYHMQEAGATPVLEMAYTLADGLEYVRTGIKAGMNVDDFAPRLSFFWAIGMNHFMEIAKMRAARYIWATLLKQFNPQNPKSLALRTHSQTSGWSLTEQEPFNNITRTAIEALSSALGGTQSLHTNALDEAIALPTDYSAKIARNTQIILQQESGICDVVDPMGGSNLVESLTQQMIEEAMRYIDEVEQEGGMTKAIEAGIPKMRIEEAAAKKQAKIDSGEEFIIGVNSFKSSLKQDAIEILDIDNTEVRRKQIERLNTIKAERSADAVTEILNEIRESAKTGKGNLLALCIEAARRRVTLGEMSDAMEETFGRYKANIKTISGVYAMNAGKNEYFEKALNLTQKFEEEEGRRPRIMVAKMGQDGHDRGAKVVATAFADMGFDVDVAPLFQTPEEVAKQAVENDIHILGVSSLAAGHKTLVPQVVGELKKLGADDITIVVGGVIPQQDYEFLYANGADFIFGPGTNLPKCAVEILERFLEN; translated from the coding sequence ATGCGAAAAACAATTTCTGTGAAAAAGCCCGATTTTAGTGTATCTCCTCAGGAAAGAGAAATTTACAACTTTGAAAAAGACGGGTTAGAACTTAAGTCATCCTATGAAAAAAAGGATGTAAAAGATGAATCATTAACACAGACTTCCCCAGGAATTGAACCTTACCTGAGAGGACCGTATTCCACCATGTATGTTCAAAAGCCATGGACGATCCGTCAGTATGCCGGATTCTCCACAGCTGAAGAATCCAACGCCTTTTACAGAAGAAACCTTGCTGCAGGGCAGAAAGGACTTTCCGTAGCTTTTGACCTTGCTACGCACAGAGGATATGATTCTGACCATGCAAGAGTAGTAGGAGACGTAGGAAAAGCAGGAGTGGCTATCGATTCAGTGGAAGATATGAAGATTCTTTTTAACGAAATTCCGTTAGATCAGATCTCAGTTTCCATGACAATGAATGGGGCTGTACTTCCAATTTTGTCTTTCTATATTGTAGCAGCAGAAGAACAGGGAGTAAAGCAGGAGCTACTTTCAGGAACCATTCAAAATGATATTCTGAAAGAGTTCATGGTAAGAAATACTTATATTTATCCACCTGCACCGTCCATGAAGATCATTGCAGACATTTTTGAATATACTTCGCAAAACATCCCGAAATTTAACTCTATTTCCATTTCAGGGTATCACATGCAGGAAGCAGGAGCTACTCCGGTACTGGAAATGGCATACACCCTTGCAGATGGTCTTGAATATGTAAGAACAGGAATTAAAGCGGGAATGAATGTGGATGATTTTGCTCCACGTTTATCATTCTTCTGGGCAATCGGGATGAATCACTTCATGGAAATTGCTAAAATGCGTGCGGCAAGATATATTTGGGCAACACTTTTAAAGCAGTTTAATCCTCAGAATCCAAAATCTTTAGCATTAAGAACCCACTCTCAAACTTCAGGATGGTCATTAACAGAACAGGAACCTTTCAATAATATTACAAGAACTGCCATTGAAGCATTATCTTCAGCACTAGGAGGAACACAATCATTACACACCAATGCATTGGATGAAGCTATTGCCCTTCCTACCGATTATTCAGCTAAAATTGCAAGGAACACACAGATCATTCTTCAGCAGGAAAGTGGAATATGTGATGTAGTAGATCCGATGGGAGGAAGTAACCTTGTAGAAAGCCTTACTCAGCAGATGATTGAAGAAGCGATGAGGTATATTGATGAGGTAGAACAGGAAGGCGGAATGACCAAAGCCATTGAAGCAGGGATTCCAAAAATGAGGATTGAAGAAGCTGCTGCTAAAAAGCAGGCTAAAATTGATAGCGGTGAAGAATTCATCATTGGGGTAAACTCATTCAAATCCTCATTAAAACAAGATGCCATAGAGATTCTTGATATTGATAATACAGAAGTTCGAAGAAAGCAGATCGAACGATTAAATACTATTAAAGCAGAAAGAAGTGCTGACGCAGTAACGGAAATCCTGAATGAAATCCGTGAAAGTGCGAAAACAGGAAAAGGAAACCTGCTGGCACTTTGTATTGAAGCGGCGAGAAGAAGAGTTACCCTTGGCGAAATGAGTGATGCTATGGAAGAAACCTTCGGAAGATATAAAGCCAACATTAAAACAATCTCTGGAGTATACGCTATGAATGCCGGTAAAAACGAATATTTTGAAAAAGCCCTTAATCTGACTCAAAAGTTTGAAGAAGAAGAAGGCCGTCGCCCAAGAATTATGGTGGCTAAAATGGGTCAGGATGGGCATGACAGAGGTGCAAAGGTAGTGGCAACCGCATTTGCAGATATGGGATTCGATGTTGACGTAGCTCCATTGTTCCAAACACCGGAAGAAGTAGCAAAACAGGCTGTAGAAAATGATATCCACATTCTGGGAGTATCCTCACTGGCTGCCGGACACAAAACATTAGTGCCTCAGGTAGTAGGAGAACTGAAAAAGCTGGGTGCAGATGACATTACCATTGTAGTTGGAGGTGTTATTCCACAACAGGATTATGAATTCCTTTATGCGAATGGAGCAGATTTCATTTTCGGTCCGGGAACCAATCTTCCCAAATGTGCGGTGGAGATCCTAGAAAGATTTTTAGAAAACTAA